A region from the Clavibacter sp. A6099 genome encodes:
- a CDS encoding response regulator transcription factor, whose protein sequence is MSDGPKILIVDDEPNIRDLLTTSLRFAGFAVRAVGNGAQAISAVLEEEPDLIILDVMLPDMNGFGVTKRLRAAGYTAPILFLTAKDDTEDKITGLTVGGDDYVTKPFSLDEIVARIKAILRRTMHADEDAIIRAGELTMDQDTHEVLVGEEPIELSPTEFKLLRYLMLNPNRVLSKAQILDHVWEYDFNGDAGIVESYISYLRRKLDQHSSEPVIQTKRGFGYMLKAAKS, encoded by the coding sequence ATGAGCGATGGCCCGAAGATCCTTATCGTCGATGACGAACCCAACATCCGCGACCTGCTGACCACGAGCCTCCGGTTCGCCGGGTTCGCGGTCCGCGCCGTCGGCAACGGCGCCCAGGCCATATCGGCCGTCCTCGAGGAGGAGCCCGACCTCATCATCCTCGACGTGATGCTGCCGGACATGAACGGCTTCGGCGTCACCAAGCGCCTCCGGGCCGCCGGGTACACGGCGCCCATCCTCTTCCTCACGGCGAAGGACGACACCGAGGACAAGATCACGGGCCTCACGGTCGGCGGCGACGACTACGTCACCAAGCCGTTCAGCCTCGACGAGATCGTCGCGCGCATCAAGGCGATCCTCCGCCGCACGATGCACGCCGACGAGGACGCCATCATCCGCGCGGGCGAGCTCACCATGGACCAGGACACGCACGAGGTCCTCGTGGGCGAGGAGCCCATCGAGCTGAGCCCCACCGAGTTCAAGCTCCTCCGCTACCTCATGCTGAACCCCAACCGCGTGCTGTCGAAGGCCCAGATCCTCGATCACGTGTGGGAGTACGACTTCAACGGAGACGCGGGCATCGTCGAGTCCTACATCTCCTACCTGCGCCGCAAGCTCGACCAGCACTCGTCCGAGCCGGTCATCCAGACCAAGCGCGGGTTCGGCTACATGCTCAAGGCAGCCAAGTCCTGA
- a CDS encoding sensor histidine kinase — translation MRPVHDYVSEKWNNVSLRTKITSVTVLLLLLGLLVSGAGTMYLLRQQMVSQLDAQLRVTITQLPKVLNTDASMPDTFTQDDVATADPAWFVVLLDAQGDVLADNWTGDSAEHPRVFGLDLARASQINNEIVVFSDNSGKKAWHGIVRVSQNASPDAMEYSTLVVARPLEQVDDLVATYIVIFASFGLAVVVLGAAVTRMLVTSTFGPLREVERTAAAIAGGDFSQRLGGATPNTEVGRLNRSLNMMLSRIDRAFADRAKTIDQMRRFVGDASHELRTPLVSVRGYAELYRMGALQTPEDVSQAMERIEKEAIRMGGLVEDLLELARLDETKPLQLAPVDLYPIARDAALDAMASSQTRTVTALPPVLVNPVGPVLDADGLEPTQDLSPDAQRGTATTSGNDATGPIAFAGATLSRFRSRRSRRPGETATDALAPARPGDDDARVPAEGFAMVQAEENKIRQVVTNLIGNAVRFTPAGSPIELATVVDEAAREARIEVRDHGDGVPPQIREKIFQRFWRADTSRTRETGGSGLGLAIVSAIVAAHRGRVDVVETEGGGATFRVILPLLPSTEGSTASTPSAPAAPAS, via the coding sequence GTGCGGCCAGTGCACGACTACGTGTCGGAGAAGTGGAACAACGTCTCCCTGCGCACCAAGATCACGAGCGTCACGGTGCTCCTGCTCCTGCTGGGCCTCCTCGTCTCGGGCGCCGGCACCATGTACCTGCTGCGGCAGCAGATGGTGAGCCAGCTCGACGCGCAGCTCCGGGTCACCATCACGCAGCTCCCGAAGGTGCTCAACACGGACGCCTCGATGCCGGACACCTTCACCCAGGACGACGTGGCCACCGCCGATCCCGCCTGGTTCGTGGTGCTCCTGGACGCCCAGGGCGACGTGCTCGCTGACAACTGGACGGGCGACTCCGCCGAGCACCCGCGCGTCTTCGGCCTCGACCTGGCGCGCGCCTCGCAGATCAACAACGAGATCGTCGTCTTCTCGGACAACTCAGGCAAGAAGGCCTGGCACGGCATCGTCCGGGTGTCGCAGAACGCCTCACCGGACGCGATGGAGTACTCCACGCTCGTCGTGGCCCGCCCGCTCGAGCAGGTGGACGACCTCGTCGCCACGTACATCGTCATCTTCGCGAGCTTCGGCCTCGCCGTGGTCGTGCTCGGCGCCGCGGTCACGCGCATGCTGGTGACCAGCACGTTCGGCCCGTTGCGCGAGGTCGAGCGCACCGCGGCGGCCATCGCGGGCGGCGACTTCAGCCAGCGACTCGGCGGTGCCACCCCGAACACCGAGGTCGGACGCCTCAACCGCTCCCTCAACATGATGCTCAGCCGCATCGACCGCGCCTTCGCCGACCGCGCCAAGACCATCGACCAGATGCGGCGCTTCGTCGGCGACGCCAGCCACGAGCTCCGCACGCCGCTGGTCTCCGTGCGCGGCTACGCCGAGCTGTACCGGATGGGGGCGCTGCAGACGCCCGAGGACGTGTCCCAGGCCATGGAGCGCATCGAGAAGGAGGCCATCCGCATGGGCGGGCTGGTCGAGGACCTCCTCGAGCTCGCGCGGCTGGACGAGACGAAGCCGCTGCAGCTCGCGCCCGTGGACCTCTACCCCATCGCGCGCGACGCCGCCCTCGACGCGATGGCCTCATCCCAGACCCGGACCGTGACGGCGCTCCCGCCCGTCCTCGTCAACCCCGTCGGCCCGGTCCTCGACGCCGACGGCCTCGAACCCACCCAGGACCTGTCGCCGGACGCGCAGCGCGGTACGGCGACGACGTCGGGGAACGACGCGACGGGACCCATCGCCTTCGCCGGCGCCACGCTGTCGCGGTTCCGCTCCCGGCGCTCGCGCCGCCCCGGCGAGACGGCGACGGACGCCCTCGCCCCGGCTCGCCCCGGCGACGACGACGCGCGCGTCCCCGCCGAGGGCTTCGCCATGGTGCAGGCGGAGGAGAACAAGATCCGGCAGGTGGTCACCAACCTCATCGGCAACGCGGTGCGCTTCACCCCCGCCGGCAGCCCCATCGAGCTCGCCACCGTCGTCGACGAGGCCGCACGCGAGGCGCGCATCGAGGTCCGCGACCACGGAGACGGCGTGCCCCCGCAGATCCGCGAGAAGATCTTCCAGCGCTTCTGGCGCGCCGACACGTCGCGCACCAGGGAGACCGGCGGCAGCGGGCTCGGTCTCGCCATCGTGTCCGCCATCGTCGCCGCGCACCGCGGCCGCGTGGACGTCGTCGAGACCGAGGGCGGCGGCGCTACCTTCCGCGTGATCCTGCCCCTCCTCCCCAGCACCGAGGGCTCGACGGCCTCCACGCCCAGCGCCCCCGCAGCTCCCGCATCCTGA
- a CDS encoding WXG100 family type VII secretion target: MTRYQVDSEAVLSATAAVQGSIGRIQAEVAGLHGQLADLQGSWSGSAATAFQGVVAEWKGTQQRVEEALASINQALSAAARQYAEVEEGNARMFAH; this comes from the coding sequence ATGACGAGGTACCAGGTGGACAGCGAGGCCGTCCTGTCGGCCACCGCGGCGGTCCAGGGCAGCATCGGCCGCATCCAGGCGGAGGTGGCGGGCCTCCATGGCCAGCTCGCCGACCTGCAGGGGTCGTGGTCCGGCAGCGCCGCGACGGCGTTCCAGGGCGTGGTCGCCGAGTGGAAGGGCACGCAGCAGCGCGTCGAGGAGGCGCTGGCGAGCATCAACCAGGCGTTGAGCGCCGCCGCCCGCCAGTACGCGGAGGTGGAGGAGGGCAACGCCCGCATGTTCGCGCACTAG
- the groL gene encoding chaperonin GroEL (60 kDa chaperone family; promotes refolding of misfolded polypeptides especially under stressful conditions; forms two stacked rings of heptamers to form a barrel-shaped 14mer; ends can be capped by GroES; misfolded proteins enter the barrel where they are refolded when GroES binds) — MAKIIAFDEEARRGLERGLNILADAVRVTLGPRGRNVVLEKKWGAPTITNDGVSIAKEIELDDPFEKIGAELVKEVAKKTDDVAGDGTTTATVLAQALVREGLRNVAAGADPISLKRGIEKAVAAVTEELKAAAKEIETKEEIAATASISAGDATIGAIIAEAIDKVGKEGVVTVEESNTFGTELELTEGMRFDKGYLSQYFVTDPERQEAVFEDAYILIVNSKISNIKDLLPIVDKVIQSGKQLLIIAEDVDGEALATLVVNKIRGIFKSVAVKAPGFGDRRKAQLQDIAILTGGQVIAEEVGLKLENVTLDLLGTARKVVITKDETTIVEGGGDATEIAARVQQIRNEIGNTDSDYDREKLQERLAKLAGGVAVIKAGAATEVELKERKHRIEDAVRNAKAAVEEGIVAGGGVALIQAGKLAFEKLQLEGDEATGANIVRVAVDAPLKQIALNAGLEPGVVAERVRNLPSGHGLNAATGEYVDMLAAGINDPVKVTRSALLNAASIAGLFLTTEAVVADKPEKNPAPAGDPTGGMDF, encoded by the coding sequence ATGGCTAAGATCATCGCTTTTGACGAAGAAGCCCGCCGCGGCCTCGAGCGCGGCCTGAACATCCTGGCCGACGCGGTCCGCGTGACCCTCGGCCCGCGTGGCCGCAACGTCGTCCTCGAGAAGAAGTGGGGCGCCCCCACCATCACGAACGACGGCGTCTCCATCGCCAAGGAGATCGAGCTCGACGACCCGTTCGAGAAGATCGGCGCGGAGCTCGTCAAGGAGGTCGCCAAGAAGACCGACGACGTCGCCGGTGACGGCACGACCACCGCGACCGTCCTCGCGCAGGCGCTGGTCCGCGAGGGCCTCCGCAACGTCGCCGCGGGCGCCGACCCCATCAGCCTCAAGCGCGGCATCGAGAAGGCCGTCGCGGCCGTCACGGAGGAGCTCAAGGCCGCCGCGAAGGAGATCGAGACCAAGGAGGAGATCGCCGCCACCGCGTCCATCTCCGCCGGCGACGCCACCATCGGCGCCATCATCGCCGAGGCGATCGACAAGGTCGGCAAGGAGGGCGTCGTCACCGTCGAGGAGTCCAACACCTTCGGCACCGAGCTCGAGCTCACCGAGGGCATGCGCTTCGACAAGGGCTACCTGTCGCAGTACTTCGTCACGGACCCCGAGCGCCAGGAGGCCGTGTTCGAGGACGCGTACATCCTGATCGTCAACTCGAAGATCTCGAACATCAAGGACCTCCTGCCCATCGTCGACAAGGTCATCCAGTCGGGCAAGCAGCTCCTGATCATCGCCGAGGACGTCGACGGCGAGGCCCTGGCCACGCTCGTCGTCAACAAGATCCGCGGCATCTTCAAGTCGGTCGCCGTCAAGGCCCCCGGCTTCGGCGACCGTCGCAAGGCGCAGCTGCAGGACATCGCCATCCTCACCGGTGGCCAGGTCATCGCCGAGGAGGTCGGCCTCAAGCTCGAGAACGTCACCCTCGACCTGCTCGGCACGGCCCGCAAGGTCGTCATCACCAAGGACGAGACCACGATCGTCGAGGGAGGCGGAGACGCCACCGAGATCGCGGCCCGCGTGCAGCAGATCCGCAACGAGATCGGCAACACGGACAGCGACTACGACCGCGAGAAGCTCCAGGAGCGCCTCGCGAAGCTGGCCGGCGGCGTGGCCGTCATCAAGGCCGGCGCCGCGACCGAGGTGGAGCTCAAGGAGCGCAAGCACCGCATCGAGGACGCCGTGCGCAACGCGAAGGCCGCCGTCGAGGAGGGCATCGTCGCCGGTGGTGGCGTCGCCCTCATCCAGGCAGGCAAGCTCGCGTTCGAGAAGCTCCAGCTCGAGGGCGACGAGGCGACCGGCGCGAACATCGTCCGTGTCGCGGTCGACGCTCCGCTCAAGCAGATCGCCCTCAACGCGGGCCTCGAGCCCGGCGTCGTGGCCGAGCGCGTCCGCAACCTCCCCTCGGGTCACGGCCTCAACGCCGCCACGGGCGAGTACGTCGACATGCTCGCCGCGGGGATCAACGACCCGGTGAAGGTCACGCGCTCGGCTCTGCTGAACGCCGCGTCCATCGCCGGTCTGTTCCTCACGACCGAGGCCGTCGTCGCCGACAAGCCCGAGAAGAACCCGGCCCCGGCCGGCGACCCCACGGGTGGCATGGACTTCTAG
- a CDS encoding cold-shock protein — protein MANGTVKWFNGEKGFGFITVDAVEGGPAQQDVFVHYSAIEMSGYKVLEEGQRVAFEIGQGSKGLQAENVTLA, from the coding sequence ATGGCCAACGGCACCGTGAAGTGGTTCAACGGGGAGAAGGGGTTCGGGTTCATCACCGTGGACGCCGTCGAGGGCGGTCCTGCCCAGCAGGACGTCTTCGTCCACTACTCGGCGATCGAGATGTCCGGCTACAAGGTCCTCGAGGAGGGGCAGCGCGTCGCCTTCGAGATCGGCCAGGGCTCCAAGGGCCTGCAGGCGGAGAACGTCACGCTGGCCTAG
- a CDS encoding LytR C-terminal domain-containing protein has translation MPSHAPDRFDEVPGDLSRVGAHRAPRPPHHRFRAFAWAALATGLLVGLGVVGLFVINDRVSFTDIIPSGGSSEEAAPTEEPTAAPTAVPGMVVTVLNGTRTSGLSARAATALEKEGWAIASRLNASSTDIATTTVYYYDDADEGAARGLVAQLGVGDVAQSDQFRPAEGTAAAQASKLTAVLGADYAAKG, from the coding sequence ATGCCCTCCCACGCTCCCGACCGCTTCGACGAGGTCCCCGGCGACCTGAGCCGCGTGGGCGCCCACCGCGCGCCCCGTCCGCCTCACCACCGCTTCCGCGCCTTCGCGTGGGCGGCGCTCGCGACCGGCCTGCTCGTGGGCCTCGGCGTCGTCGGGCTCTTCGTCATCAACGACCGGGTCTCGTTCACCGACATCATCCCGAGCGGTGGGTCCTCCGAGGAGGCGGCGCCCACGGAGGAGCCGACCGCGGCTCCCACCGCCGTGCCCGGCATGGTCGTGACCGTCCTCAACGGCACGAGGACGTCGGGCCTCTCGGCCCGGGCGGCGACGGCGCTCGAGAAGGAGGGCTGGGCCATCGCGTCCCGCTTGAACGCCAGCTCCACCGACATCGCCACCACGACCGTCTACTACTACGACGATGCGGACGAGGGCGCCGCGCGCGGCCTCGTCGCGCAGCTGGGGGTGGGAGACGTGGCGCAGTCCGACCAGTTCCGGCCAGCCGAGGGCACGGCGGCGGCCCAGGCGTCGAAGCTCACGGCAGTGCTCGGCGCGGACTACGCCGCCAAGGGCTGA
- a CDS encoding DUF3263 domain-containing protein: MDQRETSSTTAPAAGPHPVVELDARDRAVLDFERDWMRHAGAKEEAIRQTFGLSATRYYQLLGSLLETREALAYDPLLVGRLLRLRETRAAARAARALPTGLPHRPTAR, from the coding sequence GTGGACCAGCGCGAGACCAGCTCCACGACCGCTCCGGCGGCCGGACCGCATCCCGTCGTCGAGCTCGATGCGCGCGACCGCGCGGTCCTCGACTTCGAGCGGGACTGGATGCGTCACGCTGGGGCGAAGGAGGAGGCCATCCGCCAGACCTTCGGCCTCTCGGCCACGCGCTACTACCAGCTGCTCGGATCCCTGCTCGAGACGCGCGAGGCCCTCGCCTACGACCCCCTGCTCGTCGGGCGCCTCCTGCGCCTCCGCGAGACGCGCGCCGCCGCGCGCGCGGCACGCGCCCTGCCCACCGGTCTCCCGCACCGACCGACCGCGCGCTGA
- the msrB gene encoding peptide-methionine (R)-S-oxide reductase MsrB, with the protein MAYEIEKTDDEWRQELSPEEYAVLRQQATERPWTGELLDEERTGVYGCKACGAELFTSDTKFDSHCGWPSFYAPKESDAVKLYTDTSLGMKRVEVVCARCGSHLGHVFDDAPQTPTGDRFCMNSVSMSFRTAE; encoded by the coding sequence ATGGCCTACGAGATCGAGAAGACCGACGACGAGTGGCGCCAGGAGCTCTCCCCGGAGGAGTACGCGGTGCTGCGCCAGCAGGCCACCGAGCGCCCCTGGACCGGCGAGCTGCTGGACGAGGAGCGCACCGGCGTCTACGGATGCAAGGCCTGCGGCGCCGAGCTCTTCACGAGCGACACCAAGTTCGACTCCCACTGCGGGTGGCCGAGTTTCTACGCGCCGAAGGAGAGCGACGCGGTCAAGCTGTACACGGACACGAGCCTCGGCATGAAGCGCGTCGAGGTCGTCTGCGCCCGCTGCGGATCGCACCTCGGGCACGTCTTCGACGACGCACCGCAGACCCCCACCGGCGACCGGTTCTGCATGAACTCGGTCTCCATGTCGTTCCGCACCGCGGAGTGA
- a CDS encoding nitroreductase family protein, translating into MPRHRAGGTPDPSGPGTPAHSGPVFEALRGRRSRSSVGESAPTHEELVPLVAAVSRLADHGGLRPWRIVEIRGGARERLGAAMDEAAGDPGSGKHRKKTHRASLLVAVVVVRTPSRKAPDWEQEAVAAGVAHALTLLLEEQGWGVFWRTGSLTRSEPVRRMHGLRDGEDLLGWLYVGDAADDDKGPRPTVDGERMITVLD; encoded by the coding sequence GTGCCGCGGCATCGGGCGGGCGGCACCCCCGACCCGTCCGGGCCCGGCACCCCCGCGCACAGCGGACCCGTGTTTGAGGCGCTCCGCGGTCGGCGGTCCCGCTCGTCCGTGGGCGAATCGGCCCCGACGCACGAGGAGCTCGTCCCGCTCGTCGCCGCGGTCTCCCGGCTCGCCGACCACGGCGGGCTGCGGCCGTGGCGGATCGTCGAGATCCGCGGAGGCGCGCGTGAACGGCTCGGCGCCGCGATGGACGAGGCGGCCGGCGATCCCGGATCGGGCAAGCACCGCAAGAAGACCCATCGCGCGAGCCTGCTCGTCGCCGTCGTCGTCGTCCGCACCCCGAGCCGCAAGGCGCCGGACTGGGAGCAGGAGGCGGTCGCCGCGGGCGTCGCGCACGCCCTCACGCTGTTGCTCGAGGAGCAGGGGTGGGGCGTGTTCTGGCGCACGGGCAGCCTCACGCGCAGCGAGCCGGTGCGACGGATGCACGGCCTGCGCGACGGCGAGGACCTGCTCGGCTGGCTCTACGTCGGCGATGCCGCCGACGACGACAAGGGCCCGCGCCCGACCGTCGACGGCGAGCGGATGATCACCGTCCTCGACTGA
- a CDS encoding DsbA family protein, translating to MSSTPPAHEPHGGHRRRREAAREKARLNRMKQRRRDVVGRYLIRGGIAAALVAVVVVVGLVVVQGARPAGPGPQNMASDGILIGKDLAATPTKALDPEQDPVPTGSEAAGVAHIRVYVDYLCTACKEFQDTNGAQMEGWLQSGAATVEIHPVAILTSKSQAYSLRAANAAACVADAAPDDFWAFNSALFAEQPAEQSTGLSDDRIVELAGQAGAGSSDVAKCVSDQRFQSWVNAATDRVLDGDIPDSNVDKVVGAPIIVVGDRQYTGQPDDAKAFAAFVLQAAGQDAKTTPTPTPAPSETPTTAP from the coding sequence ATGAGCAGCACGCCGCCCGCGCACGAACCGCACGGCGGTCACCGACGACGCCGCGAGGCAGCTCGGGAGAAGGCGCGGCTCAACCGCATGAAGCAGCGTCGTCGCGATGTCGTGGGCAGGTACCTCATCCGCGGCGGCATCGCCGCGGCGCTGGTCGCGGTGGTCGTGGTCGTGGGCCTCGTCGTCGTCCAGGGCGCGCGGCCCGCAGGGCCCGGGCCGCAGAACATGGCGAGCGACGGCATCCTCATCGGGAAGGACCTCGCGGCCACACCAACGAAGGCCCTCGACCCGGAGCAGGACCCGGTGCCCACTGGGTCCGAGGCGGCGGGCGTCGCGCACATCCGCGTCTACGTCGACTACCTCTGCACCGCGTGCAAGGAGTTCCAGGACACCAACGGCGCGCAGATGGAGGGCTGGCTCCAGTCGGGCGCGGCCACCGTGGAGATCCACCCCGTCGCCATCCTCACCAGCAAGTCGCAGGCCTACTCCCTGCGGGCGGCCAACGCCGCCGCGTGCGTCGCCGACGCGGCACCCGACGACTTCTGGGCCTTCAACTCCGCGCTCTTCGCGGAGCAGCCCGCCGAGCAGAGCACGGGCCTCAGCGACGATCGCATCGTCGAGCTCGCCGGGCAGGCGGGCGCCGGCTCGTCCGACGTCGCGAAGTGCGTCTCCGACCAGCGGTTCCAGTCGTGGGTCAACGCCGCGACAGACCGCGTCCTGGACGGCGACATCCCCGACTCGAACGTCGACAAGGTCGTGGGCGCCCCGATCATCGTCGTGGGCGACCGCCAGTACACGGGTCAGCCGGACGACGCGAAGGCGTTCGCCGCCTTCGTGCTCCAGGCCGCCGGTCAGGACGCGAAGACGACGCCCACCCCGACCCCCGCGCCGTCCGAGACGCCGACGACCGCCCCGTAG
- a CDS encoding ABC transporter ATP-binding protein, producing MASVTFDKATRLYPGSTRPAVDQIDLEVADGEFLVLVGPSGCGKSTTLRMLAGLEEVNDGNIFIGDRNVTDVPPKDRDIAMVFQNYALYPHMTVAENMGFALKIAGVGKDERATRVLEAAKLLDLEPYLSRKPKALSGGQRQRVAMGRAIVRQPQVFLMDEPLSNLDAKLRVQTRTQIASLQRRLGVTTVYVTHDQTEALTMGDRIAVLKDGVLQQVGTPRDLYEKPQNVFVAGFIGSPAMNLFTANVVDGGVQFGTAVVPVERDVLANATGGAVTIGVRPEDVVVSTSQGQGLSVTVDLVEELGADGYLYGHTDIEGKRTDLVARVDGRLHPNAGDTVFITPQPGHLHAFDAESGLRLNAPVAAG from the coding sequence ATGGCATCTGTAACTTTCGACAAGGCCACGCGCCTCTACCCGGGCTCGACGCGCCCCGCGGTCGACCAGATCGACCTGGAGGTCGCCGACGGCGAGTTCCTCGTCCTCGTCGGCCCGTCCGGCTGCGGCAAGTCGACCACCCTCCGCATGCTCGCGGGCCTCGAGGAGGTCAACGACGGCAACATCTTCATCGGCGACCGCAACGTCACGGACGTCCCGCCGAAGGACCGCGACATCGCGATGGTGTTCCAGAACTACGCGCTCTACCCGCACATGACCGTCGCCGAGAACATGGGCTTCGCGCTCAAGATCGCTGGCGTCGGCAAGGACGAGCGCGCCACCCGCGTCCTCGAGGCGGCCAAGCTCCTCGACCTCGAGCCCTACCTCAGCCGCAAGCCCAAGGCCCTCTCCGGCGGCCAGCGCCAGCGCGTGGCCATGGGCCGCGCGATCGTGCGCCAGCCCCAGGTGTTCCTCATGGACGAGCCGCTGTCGAACCTCGACGCCAAGCTCCGCGTCCAGACCCGCACGCAGATCGCATCGCTCCAGCGCCGCCTCGGCGTCACCACGGTCTACGTCACCCACGACCAGACCGAGGCGCTCACCATGGGCGACCGCATCGCGGTCCTCAAGGACGGCGTCCTGCAGCAGGTCGGCACCCCGCGCGACCTCTACGAGAAGCCGCAGAACGTCTTCGTCGCCGGCTTCATCGGCTCGCCCGCGATGAACCTCTTTACGGCGAACGTCGTCGACGGCGGCGTGCAGTTCGGCACCGCGGTGGTCCCGGTCGAGCGCGACGTGCTCGCCAACGCCACCGGCGGAGCGGTCACCATCGGCGTTCGTCCCGAGGACGTCGTCGTCAGCACCTCGCAGGGCCAGGGCCTCTCGGTCACGGTGGACCTCGTCGAGGAGCTCGGCGCGGACGGCTACCTCTACGGCCACACCGACATCGAGGGCAAGCGCACCGACCTCGTCGCGCGCGTCGACGGCCGCCTGCACCCGAACGCGGGCGACACCGTCTTCATCACGCCGCAGCCCGGCCACCTGCACGCCTTCGACGCCGAGAGCGGCCTCCGCCTCAACGCGCCGGTCGCCGCGGGCTGA
- a CDS encoding DUF4032 domain-containing protein, with protein sequence MAGSLNITSATVDPALLDLPWQLPLDEWPSSAIATLPKGISRHLVRFANLSGYVIAIKETTDEMARGEYDMLRALQRLEIPCVEPVAVITNRTDEDGDPLKSVLVTRHLKFSLPYRALFSQQLRPDTATRLVDALAVLLVRLHMIGFFWGDVSLSNTLFRRDAGAFAAYLVDAETGKLFNGGLSNGQRENDLEIARVNIAGELMDLEAGGRIEEGLDPLETSTRIVAQYRTLWKELTGREEFPTSERWRINERVDRLNDLGFDIEELAIRTTAEGSQVRIQPKVVDAGHHQRRLLRLTGVDAQENQARRLLNDLDSYTATFDKQDLDEEMVAHEWVARVFEPVVRAIPRDLRGKLEPAEIFHQLLEHRWYMSQKLSRDIPLAEAVTAYVQDILRHRRDEATVIDPPTESIGVIEDESDVPITEAEAAEDWRTKV encoded by the coding sequence ATGGCCGGATCCCTGAACATCACCTCGGCGACGGTCGATCCCGCGCTCCTCGACCTGCCCTGGCAGCTGCCCCTCGACGAGTGGCCCTCCTCGGCCATCGCGACCCTCCCCAAGGGCATCTCCCGGCACCTCGTCCGCTTCGCCAACCTGTCCGGCTACGTCATCGCCATCAAGGAGACGACCGACGAGATGGCGCGCGGCGAGTACGACATGCTGCGGGCCCTGCAGCGGCTCGAGATCCCGTGCGTGGAGCCCGTCGCCGTGATCACGAACCGCACCGACGAGGACGGCGACCCGCTCAAGTCGGTGCTCGTCACCCGGCACCTCAAGTTCTCGCTCCCCTACCGTGCGCTCTTCTCGCAGCAGCTGCGGCCCGACACGGCGACGCGCCTGGTGGACGCCCTGGCCGTGCTGCTCGTGCGGCTGCACATGATCGGCTTCTTCTGGGGCGACGTCTCGCTCTCGAACACGCTCTTCCGCCGGGACGCCGGCGCCTTCGCGGCGTACCTCGTGGACGCGGAGACCGGCAAGCTCTTCAACGGCGGCCTCTCCAACGGGCAGCGCGAGAACGACCTCGAGATCGCCCGCGTCAACATCGCCGGCGAGCTCATGGACCTCGAGGCGGGCGGCCGCATCGAGGAGGGGCTCGACCCGCTCGAGACGAGCACGCGCATCGTGGCGCAGTACCGCACGCTCTGGAAGGAGCTCACCGGCCGCGAGGAGTTCCCGACCTCCGAGCGCTGGCGGATCAACGAGCGCGTGGACCGCCTCAACGACCTCGGCTTCGACATCGAGGAGCTCGCGATCCGCACGACCGCCGAGGGCTCGCAGGTGCGGATCCAGCCCAAGGTCGTCGATGCCGGGCACCACCAGCGTCGACTGCTGCGCCTCACGGGCGTGGATGCGCAGGAGAACCAGGCGCGTCGCCTGCTGAACGACCTCGACTCCTACACGGCGACGTTCGACAAGCAGGACCTCGACGAGGAGATGGTGGCGCACGAGTGGGTCGCGCGTGTCTTCGAGCCCGTAGTGCGGGCGATCCCCCGCGACCTCCGCGGCAAGCTCGAGCCCGCCGAGATCTTCCACCAGCTGCTCGAGCACCGCTGGTACATGTCGCAGAAGCTCAGCCGGGACATCCCGCTCGCCGAGGCCGTGACCGCGTACGTGCAGGACATCCTCCGCCACCGGCGCGACGAGGCGACGGTCATCGACCCGCCGACCGAGTCGATCGGCGTCATCGAGGACGAGTCGGACGTGCCGATCACCGAGGCAGAGGCCGCGGAGGACTGGCGCACGAAGGTCTGA